Proteins from a single region of Streptomyces vinaceus:
- a CDS encoding LLM class flavin-dependent oxidoreductase, with product MRRISILDRSRTREGHPAPQALRDTVELARAAERLGYHRFWVSEHHSVPGVAGSAPAVLAAAVAGATRRIRVGTGGVMLPNHQPLVVAEQFGVLESLFPGRIDMGLGRSVGFTGGIRRALGRDAQDADRFEEQLAELLGWLDGTQREYPEVHARPAEGLRIPAYVLATGEGAGVAARAGLPLVVGDLRSRSRVVEVVERYRAQFRPSPAGSEPYVMVSGTVAVAGTPEAARRILVPEAWSLAHSRTRGSFPPLRPAEEVEALAMTAKERELYEGGLAGHVHGTEEQVAAQLAEVAELTRADELLVTTSTYDRTALLDSFERLAGLAGA from the coding sequence ATGCGGAGAATCTCCATCCTCGACCGGTCCCGGACCCGCGAGGGGCACCCGGCCCCGCAGGCCCTGCGGGACACCGTGGAGCTCGCCCGCGCGGCGGAGCGGCTCGGCTACCACCGCTTCTGGGTGTCCGAGCACCACAGCGTCCCCGGTGTCGCGGGCTCCGCGCCCGCGGTGCTGGCCGCGGCCGTGGCCGGGGCCACGCGGCGGATCCGGGTCGGGACGGGCGGGGTGATGCTGCCCAACCACCAACCGCTGGTGGTCGCCGAGCAGTTCGGGGTGCTGGAGTCGCTGTTCCCCGGCCGGATCGACATGGGCCTCGGCCGCTCGGTCGGCTTCACCGGAGGGATCCGGCGGGCTCTGGGCCGCGACGCACAGGACGCCGACCGCTTCGAGGAACAGCTGGCGGAGCTGCTGGGCTGGCTGGACGGCACCCAGCGGGAGTACCCCGAGGTGCACGCCCGCCCCGCGGAGGGGCTGCGGATCCCCGCGTACGTCCTGGCCACCGGCGAGGGTGCCGGAGTCGCGGCCCGGGCCGGACTGCCGCTCGTGGTGGGCGACCTGCGCTCCCGTAGCCGGGTCGTGGAGGTCGTCGAGCGCTACCGCGCCCAGTTCCGCCCCTCGCCCGCCGGCTCGGAGCCGTACGTGATGGTCTCCGGGACGGTGGCCGTAGCGGGGACTCCCGAGGCGGCCCGGCGCATCCTGGTCCCCGAGGCCTGGTCCCTCGCGCACTCCCGCACCCGGGGCAGCTTCCCGCCCCTGCGCCCGGCCGAGGAGGTGGAGGCCCTGGCCATGACCGCGAAGGAGCGGGAGCTGTACGAGGGCGGGCTCGCCGGGCACGTCCACGGCACCGAGGAGCAGGTCGCGGCGCAGCTCGCCGAGGTGGCGGAGCTGACGCGCGCGGACGAGCTGCTGGTCACCACCTCCACGTACGACCGCACGGCGCTGCTGGACTCCTTCGAGCGGCTGGCGGGGCTGGCCGGGGCCTGA
- a CDS encoding LNS2 domain-containing protein produces the protein MSDSNDRRPLAVFDIDNTLADTDHRQHFLEGRPRDWDGFFGAAPADPPLARGVALAVEQAADCEVVYLTGRPERCRADTQEWLTRHGLPEGRVWMRGNQDRRPARTTKLEVLRRISRGREVRMLVDDDELVCRAARAAGFTVVLADWAADAPELKSAQEGEGRT, from the coding sequence ATGAGTGACAGCAACGACCGCCGGCCGCTGGCCGTCTTCGACATCGACAACACGCTGGCCGACACCGACCACCGCCAGCACTTCCTGGAGGGCCGGCCCCGGGACTGGGACGGCTTCTTCGGCGCGGCGCCCGCCGACCCGCCGCTGGCGCGCGGGGTGGCGCTGGCGGTGGAGCAGGCGGCCGACTGCGAGGTCGTCTACCTGACCGGTCGCCCGGAGCGGTGCCGTGCGGACACGCAGGAGTGGCTGACCCGGCACGGGCTGCCGGAGGGCCGGGTGTGGATGCGCGGGAACCAGGACCGCAGGCCGGCCCGGACCACCAAGCTGGAGGTGCTCCGGCGGATCTCCCGGGGCCGGGAGGTGCGGATGCTCGTGGACGACGACGAGCTCGTCTGCCGGGCGGCGCGCGCCGCCGGCTTCACGGTGGTGCTGGCGGACTGGGCGGCCGACGCGCCGGAGCTCAAGTCCGCCCAGGAGGGTGAGGGCCGCACCTGA
- a CDS encoding excinuclease ABC subunit UvrA: MHHSTASEVQHDPFVRVRGAREHNLRGVDVDIPRDALTVFTGVSGSGKSSLAFGTLYAEAQRRYFESVAPYARRLIHQIGAPKVDSVTGLPPAVSLEQRRSSPGTRSSVGTVTLLSNSLRMLYSRAGTYPPGAERLDSDAFSPNTAAGACPSCHGLGSIHRTSEELLVPDPDLSIRQGAIAAWPGAWQGKNLRDVLEALGHDVDAPWRELAAKDREWILFTEEQPVVTVHPVRDADRIQRPYQGTYMSAHRYVMRTFSDSKSATLRARAERFLTDSPCPVCEGRRLRPEALAVTFAGRTIAELAALPLTALDSVLASASLDGEAARVLAEDLRARIGPVVELGLGYLSLDRTAPTLSAGELQRLRLATQLRSGLFGVVYVLDEPSAGLHPADTEALLGVLDRLKAAGNTVFVVEHALDVVRHADWLVDVGPLAGEHGGRVLYSGPPRELAGVAESATARHLFGPGGAEPGPGRRPVRAAGGSVRLTGVERHNLRGVDADFPLGVFTAVTGVSGSGKSTLVGQVLAREVGERIADPAFPVRRLVEVDQKPIGRTPRSNLATYTGLFDVVRKLFTQAPQARARGWKAGRFSFNVPGGRCENCQGEGFVSVELLFLPSTYAPCPECAGARYNTETLEVRYEGLNIAEVLGLTVESAAAFFAAVPAAARSLRALEEIGLGYLRLGQPATELSGGEAQRIKLATELQRRRRDHTLYVLDEPTTGLHPADVRVLLRQLHGLVDAGHSVVVVEHDMEVVAGADWVIDLGPGGGTDGGRIVAAGTPAEVAATGVGRTAGYLARALGAVRP; encoded by the coding sequence ATGCACCACTCCACCGCATCCGAAGTCCAGCACGACCCCTTCGTACGGGTCAGGGGTGCCCGGGAGCACAATCTGCGCGGTGTCGACGTGGACATCCCGCGCGACGCCCTGACCGTGTTCACCGGGGTCTCCGGCTCAGGGAAGAGCTCGCTGGCCTTCGGCACGCTCTACGCCGAGGCCCAGCGCCGGTACTTCGAGTCGGTGGCCCCGTACGCCCGCCGCCTGATCCACCAGATCGGCGCCCCGAAGGTGGACTCCGTCACCGGGCTGCCGCCCGCGGTCTCGCTGGAGCAGCGGCGCTCCTCCCCCGGCACGCGGTCCTCGGTGGGGACGGTGACCCTGCTGTCCAACTCCCTGCGCATGCTGTACTCGCGCGCCGGGACCTACCCGCCGGGCGCCGAACGGCTGGACTCCGACGCCTTCTCCCCCAACACCGCCGCCGGAGCCTGCCCTTCCTGCCACGGGCTGGGCAGCATCCACCGCACCAGCGAGGAACTCCTCGTACCGGACCCGGACCTGTCGATCCGTCAGGGCGCCATCGCCGCCTGGCCGGGGGCCTGGCAGGGCAAGAACCTCCGGGACGTCCTGGAGGCGCTCGGTCACGACGTGGACGCGCCCTGGCGGGAGCTGGCGGCGAAGGACCGCGAGTGGATCCTGTTCACCGAGGAGCAGCCGGTGGTCACGGTGCATCCGGTGCGGGACGCGGACCGGATCCAACGGCCCTACCAGGGAACGTACATGAGCGCCCACCGCTACGTCATGCGGACCTTCTCGGACAGCAAGAGCGCGACGCTGCGGGCGCGCGCGGAGCGGTTCCTGACCGATTCCCCGTGCCCGGTGTGCGAGGGACGGCGGCTGCGGCCCGAGGCGCTGGCCGTGACCTTCGCGGGCCGTACGATCGCGGAGCTGGCGGCGCTGCCGCTGACCGCCCTGGACTCCGTACTGGCCTCCGCGTCCCTGGACGGGGAGGCGGCGCGGGTGCTCGCCGAGGACCTGCGGGCCCGGATCGGGCCGGTCGTGGAGCTCGGGCTGGGCTACCTGAGCCTGGACCGCACCGCACCGACCCTGTCGGCGGGTGAACTGCAACGGCTGAGGCTGGCGACGCAGCTGCGGTCCGGGCTGTTCGGGGTGGTGTACGTGCTGGACGAGCCGTCGGCCGGGCTGCATCCGGCCGACACCGAGGCGCTGCTCGGCGTACTGGACCGCCTCAAGGCGGCGGGGAACACCGTGTTCGTGGTCGAGCACGCCCTGGACGTGGTGCGGCACGCGGACTGGCTGGTGGACGTGGGTCCGCTGGCCGGGGAACACGGCGGACGGGTCCTGTACAGCGGTCCGCCGCGGGAGCTGGCGGGCGTGGCGGAGTCGGCGACGGCGCGGCACCTGTTCGGGCCGGGCGGCGCGGAGCCGGGGCCGGGGCGGCGGCCGGTGCGGGCAGCGGGCGGATCGGTCCGCCTCACCGGCGTCGAGCGGCACAATCTGCGGGGCGTGGACGCCGATTTCCCGCTCGGGGTGTTCACGGCCGTCACGGGCGTGTCGGGGTCGGGCAAGTCCACGCTGGTGGGCCAGGTGCTCGCCCGCGAGGTCGGGGAGCGGATCGCGGATCCGGCGTTCCCGGTGCGGCGGCTGGTGGAGGTGGACCAGAAGCCGATCGGCCGCACCCCGCGCTCCAACCTGGCCACGTACACGGGACTGTTCGACGTGGTGCGCAAGCTGTTCACGCAGGCTCCGCAGGCGCGGGCGCGCGGCTGGAAGGCGGGCCGGTTCTCCTTCAACGTGCCGGGCGGCCGCTGCGAGAACTGCCAGGGCGAGGGGTTCGTCTCGGTGGAGCTGCTGTTCCTGCCGAGCACGTACGCCCCGTGCCCGGAGTGTGCCGGGGCCCGGTACAACACCGAGACCCTGGAGGTGCGGTACGAGGGGCTGAACATCGCGGAGGTGCTGGGCCTGACGGTGGAGTCCGCGGCGGCCTTCTTCGCGGCGGTCCCGGCGGCGGCGCGCAGCCTGCGGGCGCTGGAGGAGATCGGGCTGGGCTACCTGCGGCTGGGACAGCCGGCCACGGAGCTGTCGGGCGGCGAGGCCCAGCGCATCAAGCTGGCGACGGAGCTCCAGCGCCGGCGCCGCGACCACACCCTGTACGTGCTGGACGAGCCGACGACCGGGCTGCACCCGGCGGATGTGCGGGTGCTGCTGCGGCAGTTGCACGGCCTGGTGGACGCCGGGCACTCGGTGGTGGTCGTGGAGCACGACATGGAGGTGGTGGCGGGCGCGGACTGGGTCATCGACTTGGGCCCGGGCGGCGGTACGGACGGGGGCAGGATCGTCGCGGCGGGCACCCCGGCGGAGGTCGCGGCCACGGGGGTGGGCCGGACGGCGGGCTACCTCGCGCGGGCGCTGGGGGCCGTGCGGCCGTGA
- a CDS encoding dodecin, whose amino-acid sequence MSNHTYRVTEIVGTSPEGIDQAIRNGVTRAGQTLRNLDWFEVTQVRGHIENGTVAHYQVGLKVGFRLDGED is encoded by the coding sequence ATGTCCAACCACACCTACCGGGTGACCGAGATCGTCGGCACCTCCCCCGAGGGCATCGATCAGGCCATCCGCAACGGCGTCACACGGGCCGGCCAGACCCTGCGCAACCTGGACTGGTTCGAGGTCACGCAGGTGCGCGGGCACATCGAGAACGGCACCGTGGCGCACTACCAGGTGGGCCTCAAGGTCGGGTTCCGCCTGGACGGCGAGGACTGA